From the Bernardetia sp. genome, the window GACAAACCAATACTTTACTTTATCAATTCTTAAATTATACAAACCAAAAACCACTAACAAATTAATGCTAGTGGCTTTTATAATTTATCAAGTCATAATAATTAATCGTTAATCATTAACAATTAATCACTATTTCTTAATAACGGTAATATTCTGGCTTGTAAGGTCCTTCTGGAGTTACACCGATGTATTCAGCTTGGTCGTTAGAAAGAACGTCAAGCTCAATGCCTAATTTAGAAAGGTGCAAACGAGCCACTTTTTCATCTAGGTGCATTGGAAGCGTGTAAACTTCGTTTTTGTAGTTATCACGGTTAGTATAAAGTTCGATTTGAGCCAATACTTGGTTTGTGAATGAGTTAGACATTACAAAAGAAGGGTGTCCTGTTGCACAACCTAAATTTACTAAACGTCCTTCTGCCAACACAAGAATCTGCTTGTTATCCTCCAATGTATATAAATCTACTTGAGGCTTGATTTCTACTTTCGTGTTGCCGTATGTTTTGTTAAGCCACGCCATATCGATTTCGTTGTCGAAGTGTCCGATATTAGAAACGATAGCTTTATCTTTCATATTCAAGAAATGCTCTTTTGTCAAGATGTCTTTGTTTCCTGTTGCAGTAACAATGATATCAGCTTCTTTTACAGCTTCTTTCATTGGTTTTACTTCAAAACCATCCATTGCAGCTTGAAGCGCACAGATTGGGTCAATTTCAGTAACAATTACTCTTGCGCCAGCACCACGAAGAGAAGCAGCAGAACCTTTTCCTACGTCTCCGTAACCACCTACAACAGCAACTTTACCAGCCATCATTACGTCAGTAGCACGACGAATCGCATCTACACAAGACTCACGACAACCGTATTTGTTATCAAATTTAGATTTTGTAACTGAATCGTTTACATTAATACAAGGCAATGGAAGAGTTCCCTTACGCATACGCTCATATAAACGGTGAACAC encodes:
- the ahcY gene encoding adenosylhomocysteinase; this encodes MVEAKKDTRYKVKDITLAEWGRREIQLAEAEMPGLMALREEYGESKPLKGARIAGCLHMTIQTAVLIETLVALGAEVTWSSCNIFSTQDQAAAAIAAAGIPVFAWKGMNEEEFDWCIEQTLFFGEGEDRKPLNMILDDGGDLTNMVLDRYPELVAGIGGISEETTTGVHRLYERMRKGTLPLPCINVNDSVTKSKFDNKYGCRESCVDAIRRATDVMMAGKVAVVGGYGDVGKGSAASLRGAGARVIVTEIDPICALQAAMDGFEVKPMKEAVKEADIIVTATGNKDILTKEHFLNMKDKAIVSNIGHFDNEIDMAWLNKTYGNTKVEIKPQVDLYTLEDNKQILVLAEGRLVNLGCATGHPSFVMSNSFTNQVLAQIELYTNRDNYKNEVYTLPMHLDEKVARLHLSKLGIELDVLSNDQAEYIGVTPEGPYKPEYYRY